From the Manihot esculenta cultivar AM560-2 chromosome 3, M.esculenta_v8, whole genome shotgun sequence genome, one window contains:
- the LOC110612254 gene encoding protein trichome birefringence-like 42 encodes MGMASWVRVLMCNIIIIIILCHCQLLAAAAEAITIGSSNSTSCDYFQGSWVYDDSYPLYNSTTCPFIGQGFDCQKNDRPDQDYLKYRWQPTSCDIPRFNGVDLLEKYRGKKIMFVGDSLSNNMWVSLACLLYASVPNSKYTFQREGLLSTFTLPEYGVSVMWFKNGFLVDVVRDEKLGRIVKLDSISAGQQWLGVDSLIFNTYHWWFHKGRYQNWNYFQVGDKLLEDMDRLEALKIALTTWARWVDNNIDPSATSVFYQGVAVPHQNAKEWNDPNPKARGCMRQTEPVKGSTYPGPNHQGEAAVKEIISNMTSPAYLLDITLLTQLRKDGHPSIYAGSGTKFSDCSHWCLAGVPDTWNQLLYAALLDK; translated from the exons ATGGGTATGGCGTCGTGGGTTAGAGTATTGATGTGCAAtatcatcatcattatcatccTCTGCCATTGCCAATTACTGGCTGCTGCTGCTGAGGCTATTACAATAGGAAGCTCCAACTCCACGAGTTGTGATTATTTTCAAGGAAGTTGGGTGTACGATGATTCCTACCCACTTTACAATTCAACCACCTGTCCCTTCATCGGACAAGGATTCGATTGCCAGAAGAATGATAGACCTGATCAGGATTATCTCAAGTATCGCTGGCAGCCTACGTCCTGTGACATTCCCAG GTTCAATGGAGTGGATTTGCTGGAGAAATACAGAGGGAAGAAGATAATGTTTGTTGGGGATTCTTTAAGCAACAATATGTGGGTGTCTTTGGCCTGTTTGCTTTATGCTTCAGTCCCCAACTCTAAGTACACCTTTCAACGAGAAGGGCTGCTATCTACATTTACGTTGCCG GAATATGGGGTTTCAGTGATGTGGTTCAAAAATGGGTTCCTAGTAGATGTGGTTCGTGATGAAAAGCTTGGGAGAATAGTAAAGCTGGATTCCATCAGCGCCGGACAGCAGTGGTTAGGAGTGGACTCCTTAATCTTCAACACCTATCACTGGTGGTTCCACAAGGGACGCTATCAAaa TTGGAACTACTTTCAAGTAGGAGATAAATTACTTGAAGATATGGACCGTTTGGAAGCACTGAAGATTGCATTAACTACTTGGGCTCGTTGGGTTGACAATAACATTGATCCTTCCGCCACTTCTGTTTTCTACCAGGGAGTTGCTGTTCCCCACCAAAA TGCAAAGGAATGGAATGATCCAAACCCTAAAGCAAGGGGATGTATGCGACAAACAGAACCAGTTAAAGGATCAACGTATCCAGGGCCTAACCATCAAGGGGAAGCTGCTGTGAAGGAAATAATAAGCAACATGACAAGTCCTGCCTATTTGCTTGATATTACATTGCTTACACAGCTGAGGAAGGATGGCCATCCTTCTATTTATGCTGGAAGTGGCACCAAGTTTTCTGATTGTAGTCACTGGTGTCTTGCTGGTGTTCCTGACACTTGGAACCAGCTGCTTTATGCTGCTTTGCTTGACAAATGA